GGCAATGGACAGAATGTTGTTCACCAGCCAGTACAGAACCAGACCTGCCGGGAACCACAGGAAGAATACTGTGAAAATCAACGGCATCATCTTCATGATCTTGGCCTGCATGGGGTCCGGCGGCGTCGGGTTCAGGCTCATCTGCAGGAACATGCTGGCACCCATCAGGATCGGCAGGATGAAGTAGGGATCCATCACCGACAGATCCTGAATCCACAGCATGAACGGCGCATGGCGCAGCTGAACACTTTCGAACAGGACCCAGTACAGGGAAATGAAGACCGGCATCTGAACCAGGATCGGCAAGCAGCCACCGAGCGGATTGATCTTCTCCCGCTTGTACAGAGCCATCATTTCCTGGGACATGCGCTGTCGGTCGTCACCGTACAGTTCCTTTAGCCGGGTCAGCTGCGGCGCGACTGCGCGCATCTTGGCCATGGATTTGTAACTGGTGGCGGACAGATGGAAAAACACCGCCTTCACCAGGACCGTCAGCAGAATGATGGCGACGCCCCAGTTGCCAACCAGACCATGGAACCATTCCAGAATGATGAACAATGGCAGTGAGATGAAGAACAACCAGCCGAAATCAACGGTACGGTCAAGGTTTGGCGCCAGGCTCTCGAGACGATCAATAATCTTGGGACCGACGTAGGCGCGGGCGCCAACCTCGGCGGTCTCACCCGGCGCCACGCTGGTTGCCGGGTAGACAAACCCCATTACATAGTTGTTGCCACGACGCGTGGTCTGGAACTGGGCCGGGATGTCCCGCTCGGGTACCCAGGCAGACAGGAAGTAATGCTGGAGGAATGCCAGCCAACCGTTGGTAACCGACTGGTTGATCTGGGTTTCCTGCAGGTCGCTGAAATCAAACTTCTCGTACGGATCTTCAGGTGAGCTGATCACCAGCCCAAGAAATGCCTGGATGCCCATGCTGGTCTGGGAGGTCGGGTCCGGAGACTGGTCACGGACGATCTTGCCGGTGAAATTGGCCTGCCAATTGTCACTGGACTGGTTGTTCACCAGGTACTTGACGCCAATCTCATAGCTGTTGCGCTCGAACAGATAGCGCTTGGTGATCTTGACTCCGTTATCGGTGGTGTAAGTCAGGTCAACCTGAAGTTGTTTGTTACCTTCAGCCAGCTCATAGCTGGAGGCTTCGGCACTGTAGACGGGAGCGGAGCCGTTCTTACGGCTGTCAGGACCATCACGACCGATCAGGCCGCTTTCCAGAACGTAAAGACGGTTCTGGGTATTATTCAGGAGTGTGAGCGGTTCTTTGCTGTTAAGCGACTTGTCGTAGTTGAGTAGCTGAGCCTTCACGACGTTGCCACTCACCCGATCAATCTGCAGATCGTACACATCGGTGCGAACAGTGATGAACTGATCACTGACCGTGGTGTTGTTTACCGTTGAGCTGACTACAGCCTGTCCCGTTTCCGGAGTCGTGAATTCGCCATCACCGTCCACCTGCGCTGTATTGTCTTCCGGGAGCACCATATCGTCTGAACCGGCTATGCTGCCGTTCGACTGTGAAGGCTGGGATTCAGCGACTTGAGCCGTCTGCGGCTGCTGATGGTAGTCCTCATTCCAGGCA
This genomic stretch from Marinobacter salsuginis harbors:
- the yidC gene encoding membrane protein insertase YidC encodes the protein MDIQRIVLFAGLAIVSYLMVLAWNEDYHQQPQTAQVAESQPSQSNGSIAGSDDMVLPEDNTAQVDGDGEFTTPETGQAVVSSTVNNTTVSDQFITVRTDVYDLQIDRVSGNVVKAQLLNYDKSLNSKEPLTLLNNTQNRLYVLESGLIGRDGPDSRKNGSAPVYSAEASSYELAEGNKQLQVDLTYTTDNGVKITKRYLFERNSYEIGVKYLVNNQSSDNWQANFTGKIVRDQSPDPTSQTSMGIQAFLGLVISSPEDPYEKFDFSDLQETQINQSVTNGWLAFLQHYFLSAWVPERDIPAQFQTTRRGNNYVMGFVYPATSVAPGETAEVGARAYVGPKIIDRLESLAPNLDRTVDFGWLFFISLPLFIILEWFHGLVGNWGVAIILLTVLVKAVFFHLSATSYKSMAKMRAVAPQLTRLKELYGDDRQRMSQEMMALYKREKINPLGGCLPILVQMPVFISLYWVLFESVQLRHAPFMLWIQDLSVMDPYFILPILMGASMFLQMSLNPTPPDPMQAKIMKMMPLIFTVFFLWFPAGLVLYWLVNNILSIAQQWYITRKIETEMAGKKH